One part of the Acinetobacter sp. XS-4 genome encodes these proteins:
- the glnD gene encoding [protein-PII] uridylyltransferase: protein MINTSPLLNYVTSHHDIKAINQWRTDVEKQLQDSYENGQSIREVIKARSDLVDEALIFLWKHAELDQTGLGLFAVGGYGRREMLPYSDVDIMILSEHEINEENEKRISTFISSLWDVGNFKPGISVRTIQSCVEQAATDLTVATTLIEARLITGNSQLAKWPRRIVSQTWTDKTFFDAKMAEQAKRYHQHNNTESNLEPDIKNAPGGIRDINQIGWIAKRHFRVNRIYDLVHLGFISEFELNVLEEAESFLWEIRHHLHRLAKRDENRLLFDHQREIAAQFGYARQEGQPVNYGVEQFMKRYYRTAQQVSTLNEMLLAYFSESVITPRLPNYERKIEVVNDHFKIVDNKLAVQHHKIFAEHPSAILELFYILANRPDIEGIRARTLRLLILAAKRINQNFRDNPEHQALFMSIIRSPYRLYDTLVAMKRYGVLGNYIPAFGQIMGLMQYDLFHIYTVDAHTLLLLRNLNRFKEPEFAKEFPVVSSVFQRLARQDIVFIAALFHDIAKGRGGDHSELGAEDAIEFGRAHGFTERECKLIAWLIHNHLLMSLTAQKKDISDPDVVKDFAEKLGDMEHLDYLYTLTVADINATNPKLWNTWRASLMRQLYTHARDVIRTGLSRPVDYQMLIEDTKFAASELLVNNFSLADVEKVWQELGDEYFIKESADEIAWHTQAILKHGDNPEPLVLLRAHRKAAQDAVQIFIYTRDQPNLFATTVAVLDRMNLDVQDAKIITASTAFSLDTYVVLDRFGTLLTDPEREETVKTALVKALSQPDQYPGLMQRRIPRQLRHFDIENTVDVTLNEALQQNMVEISTLDHPGLLARVGGLFMMQGLDIHSARIATLGERAEDIFFVTKKDGKPLNNEEVKLFSEKLKAALDEASNQICQH from the coding sequence ATGATCAATACATCGCCATTGCTGAACTACGTTACAAGCCATCATGATATTAAAGCCATTAATCAATGGCGAACGGATGTAGAAAAGCAATTGCAGGATTCATATGAAAATGGGCAATCTATTCGGGAAGTCATTAAAGCGCGCTCAGACCTCGTTGACGAAGCACTGATCTTTTTGTGGAAACATGCCGAACTTGATCAAACAGGACTAGGTCTTTTTGCTGTGGGTGGTTATGGGCGCCGTGAAATGTTGCCCTATTCTGATGTTGATATCATGATTTTATCGGAACATGAAATTAACGAAGAAAATGAAAAACGTATTTCTACATTCATTTCCTCTTTATGGGATGTTGGCAATTTTAAGCCCGGTATTAGCGTTCGCACCATTCAAAGCTGTGTTGAACAAGCTGCCACCGATTTAACTGTTGCAACTACACTCATCGAAGCTCGTTTAATTACGGGCAATAGTCAACTTGCAAAATGGCCGCGTCGTATTGTTTCGCAAACGTGGACAGACAAAACATTTTTTGATGCAAAAATGGCTGAACAAGCTAAGCGTTACCACCAACACAACAACACTGAAAGCAATTTAGAACCTGACATTAAAAATGCGCCTGGTGGCATTCGTGATATTAACCAGATTGGTTGGATTGCTAAGCGTCATTTCCGCGTAAACCGCATTTATGACTTAGTTCATTTAGGTTTTATTTCAGAATTCGAATTAAATGTTTTAGAAGAAGCTGAAAGCTTTCTTTGGGAAATTCGTCACCATTTACATCGCTTAGCGAAGCGTGATGAAAACCGCCTTCTGTTCGATCATCAAAGAGAAATTGCGGCTCAATTTGGTTACGCTCGCCAAGAAGGTCAGCCTGTAAACTACGGTGTCGAGCAGTTCATGAAACGCTACTATCGTACTGCTCAACAGGTTTCAACGCTCAATGAAATGTTGTTAGCCTATTTTAGCGAATCGGTCATTACTCCACGTTTACCAAATTACGAACGTAAAATTGAAGTCGTTAATGACCACTTTAAGATTGTCGACAATAAACTTGCCGTACAGCACCACAAAATATTTGCAGAACATCCAAGTGCTATTTTAGAACTATTCTATATTTTGGCTAATCGACCAGATATTGAAGGAATCCGCGCTCGTACTTTACGCTTACTTATTCTTGCTGCAAAACGTATTAACCAAAATTTTCGAGATAATCCTGAGCATCAAGCCCTATTTATGTCAATCATTCGCTCACCTTATCGTCTATACGATACTTTGGTAGCGATGAAACGATATGGTGTTTTAGGAAACTATATTCCAGCCTTTGGTCAAATTATGGGTCTTATGCAATATGACCTATTCCATATCTATACAGTCGATGCACACACATTATTATTACTGCGAAATTTAAACCGCTTTAAAGAACCAGAATTTGCTAAAGAGTTCCCTGTTGTAAGCTCAGTTTTCCAACGTCTTGCACGTCAAGATATTGTGTTTATTGCTGCATTATTTCATGACATTGCCAAAGGCCGCGGTGGAGACCATAGTGAACTTGGTGCAGAAGATGCAATCGAGTTTGGACGGGCGCATGGCTTTACAGAGCGTGAATGTAAATTAATTGCATGGCTCATTCACAACCATTTGCTCATGTCACTGACTGCTCAGAAAAAGGATATTTCCGATCCGGATGTTGTTAAAGATTTTGCCGAAAAACTTGGTGATATGGAACATCTTGATTATTTATACACTTTAACAGTGGCAGATATTAATGCGACAAATCCAAAACTGTGGAACACATGGCGTGCCTCGCTTATGCGTCAACTTTATACGCATGCACGTGATGTCATTCGTACAGGTTTAAGCCGTCCTGTTGACTATCAAATGCTGATTGAAGATACCAAATTTGCAGCAAGTGAATTACTGGTAAATAACTTCTCATTGGCAGACGTTGAAAAAGTATGGCAAGAACTAGGCGATGAATACTTCATTAAAGAGTCGGCAGATGAAATTGCATGGCACACTCAAGCAATTTTGAAACACGGCGATAATCCAGAGCCATTAGTACTGTTGCGTGCTCACCGTAAAGCTGCGCAAGATGCAGTACAAATCTTTATATATACACGTGACCAACCCAACCTTTTTGCCACAACTGTAGCAGTTTTGGACCGTATGAACTTAGACGTTCAGGATGCAAAAATTATCACAGCCAGTACTGCATTTAGCTTAGACACCTATGTTGTGCTTGATCGCTTTGGTACATTGCTAACCGACCCTGAACGCGAAGAAACAGTTAAAACTGCATTAGTGAAGGCGCTTAGTCAGCCAGATCAATACCCAGGACTCATGCAACGCCGCATTCCACGTCAACTACGTCATTTTGATATTGAAAATACAGTCGACGTAACATTGAATGAAGCGTTACAGCAAAACATGGTTGAAATTTCAACACTCGACCACCCTGGCCTACTTGCACGTGTAGGTGGCTTATTTATGATGCAAGGTTTAGACATCCATTCAGCTAGAATTGCAACTTTAGGTGAACGTGCCGAAGATATTTTCTTTGTCACGAAAAAAGATGGAAAACCGTTAAATAACGAAGAGGTCAAACTCTTCTCGGAAAAGCTTAAAGCTGCATTAGATGAAGCATCTAATCAAATTTGTCAGCACTGA
- a CDS encoding glutathione peroxidase, with product MSNIYQFEAELLEGEVKQLADYKGKVLLIVNTASKCGFTPQFAGLEKLYEKYKDQGLEVLGFPCNQFGGQDPGNNKEIGTFCQRNYGVKFPMFAKVDVKGPEAHVIFRYLTREAKGILGSSTIKWNFTKFLVGKDGAVLNRYAPTTKPEALEADIEKALAG from the coding sequence ATGAGTAATATTTATCAGTTTGAAGCTGAACTGTTAGAGGGTGAAGTTAAGCAATTAGCTGATTACAAAGGTAAAGTTTTACTAATTGTAAATACTGCAAGTAAATGTGGTTTTACACCACAATTTGCTGGTCTTGAAAAACTTTATGAGAAATATAAAGATCAAGGTTTGGAAGTTTTAGGTTTTCCCTGCAACCAGTTTGGGGGGCAAGATCCGGGTAACAATAAAGAAATCGGTACATTCTGTCAGCGCAACTATGGGGTGAAATTCCCGATGTTTGCGAAAGTAGATGTAAAAGGACCAGAAGCACACGTGATTTTTAGATATTTAACACGTGAAGCTAAAGGTATTTTAGGCAGTAGCACGATTAAATGGAACTTTACCAAATTTTTGGTAGGTAAAGATGGCGCTGTGCTTAATCGCTATGCTCCTACGACCAAACCAGAGGCATTAGAAGCTGATATTGAAAAAGCATTAGCAGGTTAA
- a CDS encoding AraC family transcriptional regulator → MNSMNAIPQAFELWQDGRMPYVETRRSCFSRTCYKSHSHPTFSIGAIDEGNSVFQSSFGTAQKISAGTLVIVPAHIEHSCNPLPDQAWSYQMLHLDISWLNQWYAEFQKEGFDLNLPQHRPLIIKDESLYQAFSGMNKTLFDSQKLILEKEQSLIYCLTQLLLPHFILEEIQKTQYLYEDFLVLIHIIKSSERFISLEELAQQVGLSRYAIIRLFKANVGLTPHAFQINLKINQARAQLKEGISLVELAVNLGFSDQSHFHKAFKAHTGITPRQFQLAAAQ, encoded by the coding sequence ATGAATTCAATGAACGCTATTCCTCAAGCTTTTGAGCTTTGGCAAGATGGGCGAATGCCTTATGTTGAAACCAGAAGATCTTGTTTTAGCCGAACATGTTATAAATCTCATAGTCATCCAACATTTTCTATTGGAGCTATAGATGAAGGGAATAGCGTTTTTCAAAGCTCATTTGGTACAGCACAAAAGATCTCTGCTGGTACGTTAGTCATTGTACCTGCCCACATTGAACATTCTTGTAATCCATTGCCAGATCAGGCTTGGAGTTACCAGATGTTGCATTTGGATATATCTTGGCTTAATCAATGGTATGCCGAATTTCAAAAAGAGGGCTTTGATTTAAATTTGCCCCAGCATAGGCCTCTGATTATTAAAGATGAGTCTTTATATCAGGCTTTTTCTGGTATGAATAAAACTTTATTTGACTCTCAAAAATTGATTCTTGAAAAAGAACAGTCGCTTATCTATTGCCTTACTCAGTTGTTATTACCACATTTTATATTAGAAGAAATACAGAAAACTCAATATTTGTATGAAGACTTCTTAGTGTTAATTCATATTATTAAATCATCTGAACGATTTATTTCTCTAGAAGAGCTTGCGCAGCAGGTGGGTCTTAGTCGATATGCAATTATTCGTCTATTTAAAGCCAATGTTGGCTTAACGCCCCATGCATTTCAAATTAATTTAAAAATTAATCAGGCCAGAGCCCAGCTGAAAGAGGGGATTTCACTCGTAGAGTTGGCAGTAAATTTGGGCTTTAGTGATCAGAGCCATTTTCATAAAGCTTTTAAAGCACATACAGGAATCACTCCTCGCCAGTTCCAACTCGCAGCCGCGCAATAA
- the dapC gene encoding succinyldiaminopimelate transaminase translates to MNSSLSLLHPYPFEKLNQLFKDITPAHLPLIPLSIGEPKHPAPEFVKQAIIDNFNHLSTYPNSKGLPELRQSIAEWLTKRFKLNSISAENHILPVSGTREGIFSFVQALINREDAPYVVMPNPFYQIYEGAALLAGAKPYFINCTEENGYLGDFDAVPAEVWKKTALLFVCTPGNPTGTVLSKEQFKKLIALSDQYNFVIASDECYSELWFEQAPTGLLEVCAELGRDDYKNCVVFHSLSKRSNLPGLRSGFVAGDAELLKPYLQYRTYHGAAMPVQHQLASIAAWNDENHVEENRKQYRAKFDLFQNELDHLLPLQKPDAGFYYWLKVDNDETFAKMLMEKAHIKVLPGRYLSRDTDQGNPGENHVRMALVADLAQCEEVVKRLKAIL, encoded by the coding sequence ATGAACTCTAGCTTGTCGTTATTGCACCCATATCCATTTGAAAAGTTAAACCAACTTTTTAAGGATATCACTCCTGCTCATCTTCCCTTGATTCCACTATCAATTGGTGAACCTAAGCACCCAGCACCAGAGTTTGTTAAACAGGCAATTATTGACAACTTTAATCACCTCTCAACTTACCCAAATAGTAAGGGCTTGCCAGAGCTTCGCCAAAGCATTGCAGAGTGGCTAACTAAGCGTTTTAAACTTAATAGCATTAGTGCTGAAAACCACATTTTGCCAGTGTCTGGTACGCGTGAAGGGATTTTCTCATTTGTTCAGGCGCTCATTAACCGTGAAGACGCACCGTATGTGGTAATGCCGAATCCGTTTTATCAAATTTATGAAGGTGCCGCTCTACTGGCTGGTGCAAAACCTTATTTCATCAATTGCACCGAAGAAAATGGCTATTTAGGTGATTTTGATGCTGTACCCGCAGAAGTATGGAAAAAAACTGCCCTTCTTTTTGTATGTACACCGGGCAATCCAACTGGCACGGTACTTTCTAAAGAACAATTCAAAAAGCTAATTGCCTTATCTGATCAATATAATTTTGTTATTGCTTCTGACGAATGCTATTCAGAACTTTGGTTCGAGCAAGCACCTACAGGTTTATTAGAAGTTTGTGCGGAACTTGGTCGAGATGACTATAAAAACTGTGTCGTATTTCATTCACTTTCTAAACGCTCAAACTTACCGGGTTTACGCTCAGGTTTTGTAGCGGGTGATGCAGAATTATTAAAACCATATTTGCAGTACCGTACCTATCATGGTGCAGCAATGCCTGTTCAACATCAGCTTGCATCTATTGCGGCATGGAATGATGAAAACCATGTTGAAGAAAACCGTAAGCAATATCGTGCAAAGTTTGATTTATTCCAAAACGAACTAGATCACTTATTACCTCTGCAAAAGCCAGATGCGGGTTTTTATTATTGGTTAAAAGTCGATAACGATGAAACTTTTGCCAAGATGTTAATGGAAAAAGCCCATATTAAAGTTTTACCGGGTCGTTATTTATCTCGTGACACAGATCAAGGTAACCCTGGCGAAAATCATGTACGTATGGCTTTAGTCGCCGATTTAGCACAATGCGAAGAAGTGGTTAAGCGTTTAAAAGCAATTCTTTAA
- a CDS encoding TonB-dependent receptor, whose product MKRKLKPLVAMMACISCYGLTTVSADDAVQEQTTGENPVTLNTIHITASADASAEGLMEAFAGGQVAKGGRVGIFGNQINLDTPFNLTSYTSQYIQEHQAKSVGDVLKADPSVRVGRGYGNFQESYYIRGFNLGSDDTAYNGLYSILPRQYIPAELFERVEVLKGASSFLNGAMPGNGGIGGAINLLPKRAANDPLNRVTVGTDFNGGYVANDISRRFGENQQFGVRVNTAYHGGNTAIDDEKKSLGLASIGLDYRGDNLRISGDMGYSNNRLKATRPNVTLGSGLTSVPNPIDGSKNYAQKWSYSNEEDYFGSYRAEYDLTENTTAYAAYGFRHGVEQNSLGNVTLTNAATGDGTLYRFDNARVDMVNTGEVGIRTQVNTGKIKHNLVLSAAAFQQNTRNAYFMNSAESELLKTNIYNPIQYDQPVASSPLYHGNDLDSPKLTTRTRLRSIAIGDNLKALDDKLIVMLGGRYQTIMQDTYGYDDQGKTSSYDESKFTPALGVTYKITPEVSVYANYIESLAKGLSRTTGNVTTTLKPFVAKQKEVGAKYETDDIGVSLSLFDINKQRAILQDDVFSDAGEYVHRGVELNTYGKLTDSITVLGGASWMQAKQKNTGAEKYNDNYEVGVPKFQANIGTTWKLPIPQDVSLNAQVTYTGSTYASLDNNLKVKDWTTLDLGASYKTQFGQVPTTFNFMVNNVFDKDYWSSVGLSDNINSSGNTNNGYLVAGAPRTFLLSASFDF is encoded by the coding sequence ATGAAACGGAAACTGAAACCCTTAGTAGCAATGATGGCATGTATTTCATGCTATGGATTAACCACTGTTTCAGCAGATGATGCTGTGCAAGAACAAACAACAGGTGAAAATCCAGTTACATTGAATACTATTCATATTACTGCAAGTGCCGATGCATCAGCAGAAGGTTTGATGGAGGCATTTGCTGGTGGTCAGGTTGCTAAAGGCGGTCGAGTTGGTATTTTTGGAAATCAGATTAATTTAGATACTCCTTTTAACTTAACAAGTTACACCAGCCAATATATTCAGGAACATCAGGCAAAGAGCGTTGGAGATGTTTTAAAAGCTGATCCCAGTGTACGAGTAGGGCGTGGATATGGCAATTTTCAAGAAAGTTACTATATTCGTGGGTTTAACTTAGGTTCTGATGATACAGCGTATAACGGTTTGTATTCGATTTTACCTCGTCAGTATATTCCAGCAGAACTTTTTGAACGTGTTGAGGTTCTTAAAGGTGCTTCATCATTTTTAAATGGCGCAATGCCTGGAAATGGAGGAATTGGTGGAGCAATTAATCTGCTACCAAAGCGTGCTGCTAATGATCCACTAAATCGTGTGACTGTAGGAACTGATTTTAATGGTGGTTATGTTGCAAATGATATCTCTCGTCGTTTTGGGGAGAATCAGCAATTTGGTGTGCGTGTAAATACTGCATACCATGGTGGAAATACAGCCATAGATGATGAAAAAAAATCATTAGGTCTGGCATCTATCGGCTTAGATTATCGTGGTGATAATTTACGTATCTCAGGTGATATGGGGTATAGCAATAACCGTTTAAAAGCTACTCGCCCAAATGTCACCCTAGGAAGTGGGTTAACTTCAGTTCCTAACCCTATTGATGGTTCTAAAAATTATGCTCAAAAATGGTCTTATTCAAATGAAGAGGATTATTTCGGGAGCTATCGTGCTGAGTATGATTTAACTGAAAACACGACGGCTTATGCAGCTTATGGTTTTCGACATGGTGTTGAGCAAAATAGTTTAGGGAATGTTACGCTGACTAATGCTGCTACGGGTGACGGAACTCTTTACCGTTTTGACAATGCGCGTGTTGATATGGTGAATACGGGTGAGGTCGGGATACGTACCCAAGTTAATACGGGAAAAATTAAACATAACTTAGTGCTTTCAGCAGCTGCATTTCAGCAAAATACACGCAATGCGTATTTTATGAACTCAGCCGAGAGTGAACTCTTAAAAACTAATATTTATAACCCGATACAATATGATCAGCCTGTAGCAAGTTCTCCGCTTTATCATGGCAATGATTTAGATTCGCCTAAACTAACGACAAGAACGCGTTTAAGAAGTATTGCTATTGGCGATAATTTAAAGGCACTAGATGACAAATTAATTGTTATGCTGGGCGGTCGTTATCAGACCATTATGCAAGATACTTATGGATATGATGATCAAGGTAAAACATCATCTTATGATGAAAGTAAATTTACACCAGCTTTGGGTGTAACCTACAAAATTACTCCAGAAGTTTCTGTTTATGCTAACTACATCGAGTCTTTGGCAAAAGGTTTAAGTCGTACTACAGGGAATGTTACTACTACGCTTAAACCATTTGTTGCTAAACAAAAAGAAGTGGGCGCTAAATATGAAACTGATGACATTGGCGTTAGTTTAAGTTTATTTGATATCAATAAACAGCGCGCTATTTTACAAGATGATGTATTTAGTGATGCAGGTGAGTATGTTCACCGAGGTGTCGAATTAAATACCTATGGAAAATTAACAGACTCTATTACGGTTTTGGGTGGCGCATCTTGGATGCAAGCTAAACAAAAGAATACTGGAGCTGAAAAATATAATGATAATTATGAGGTGGGTGTACCTAAGTTTCAGGCAAATATTGGTACAACATGGAAATTACCGATTCCACAAGATGTATCTTTAAATGCTCAAGTGACTTATACAGGTTCTACATACGCAAGTCTTGATAACAATTTGAAAGTAAAAGATTGGACAACACTTGATCTGGGTGCAAGTTATAAAACTCAATTTGGACAAGTACCGACTACATTCAACTTTATGGTAAATAATGTATTTGACAAAGATTATTGGTCATCCGTTGGGCTTTCAGACAATATCAATAGTTCAGGAAATACAAATAATGGCTATTTGGTTGCAGGAGCGCCACGTACTTTCTTATTAAGCGCATCTTTTGATTTCTAA
- a CDS encoding pyridoxal phosphate-dependent aminotransferase yields the protein MSQKKSVLFQQLLPVIKQYQQSGFTHEKIVELLKDQHDLNLVTVKTFKSYLYRYAKVNPAMSKNTAPLQSMPTSREIKKSSKLEHVCYDIRGPVLRAANEMEEQGHKIIKLNIGNPAPFGFEAPQEIINDVALNLPNAIGYVDSKGIFPARKAICQYYQQKGILNMHVNDVYIGNGVSELIVMAMQGLLDDGDEMLIPMPDYPLWTAAVNLSGGTAIHYKCDEENSWYPDIADIESKITPNTRGIVIINPNNPTGSVYPRHILEQIVVLAKKYDLILFADEIYDKIIYDGIEHVSVASLAGDQLCVSFNGLSKAYRIAGFRSGWMAITGDRSRAADYIEGLDMLASMRLCANVQAQYAIQTALGGYQSINDLIRPGGRLYEQRNIAWEMLNEIPGVSCVKPDGAMYCFPRLDPNIYPIEDDEKLMLDLLRAEKVLLVQGTGFNWPTPDHFRVVFLPAENELREAITRLGRFLANRR from the coding sequence ATGTCTCAGAAAAAAAGTGTGCTTTTCCAGCAACTATTACCAGTTATCAAACAGTATCAGCAATCGGGCTTTACCCATGAAAAAATTGTTGAATTACTAAAAGATCAACACGATCTGAATTTGGTAACAGTTAAAACATTTAAAAGTTATTTATACCGATATGCAAAAGTGAATCCAGCTATGTCTAAAAATACTGCTCCCCTCCAATCTATGCCAACTTCTCGAGAAATAAAGAAATCATCGAAGCTTGAGCATGTTTGTTATGACATTCGTGGCCCAGTATTACGAGCCGCCAATGAAATGGAAGAGCAAGGACATAAGATCATCAAGCTAAATATCGGCAACCCTGCTCCATTTGGTTTTGAAGCCCCACAAGAAATTATTAATGACGTTGCTTTAAACCTACCAAATGCGATTGGTTATGTTGATTCGAAAGGTATCTTTCCAGCACGTAAAGCTATCTGCCAGTATTATCAACAAAAAGGCATCCTAAATATGCACGTTAATGACGTGTATATTGGTAACGGTGTGTCTGAACTCATTGTTATGGCGATGCAAGGCCTACTTGATGATGGCGACGAGATGTTGATTCCAATGCCGGATTATCCGCTTTGGACAGCAGCTGTTAATCTTTCAGGTGGCACAGCAATCCACTATAAATGTGATGAAGAAAATAGCTGGTATCCAGATATTGCTGATATTGAAAGCAAGATTACACCGAATACTCGCGGTATTGTCATCATTAACCCGAACAACCCTACTGGTTCAGTTTATCCACGTCATATTCTTGAACAAATTGTAGTACTTGCAAAAAAATATGATCTAATTTTATTTGCTGATGAAATTTACGACAAAATTATTTATGACGGTATTGAACATGTTTCAGTAGCTTCATTAGCAGGCGACCAGCTTTGCGTATCTTTCAATGGTTTATCAAAAGCTTACCGTATTGCAGGTTTCCGTTCAGGCTGGATGGCAATTACTGGAGATAGAAGCCGTGCTGCTGACTATATCGAAGGTCTAGATATGTTGGCATCAATGCGCCTATGTGCAAACGTTCAGGCTCAATATGCGATTCAAACTGCTCTAGGCGGTTATCAATCAATTAATGACCTGATTCGTCCAGGTGGTCGTTTGTACGAACAGCGCAATATTGCTTGGGAAATGCTAAATGAGATTCCTGGTGTAAGCTGCGTAAAACCAGATGGAGCAATGTACTGTTTCCCTCGCCTCGATCCAAATATCTATCCAATCGAAGATGACGAAAAATTAATGCTTGATTTGCTACGCGCAGAAAAAGTGTTATTGGTACAAGGTACGGGCTTTAATTGGCCAACTCCAGATCATTTCCGTGTGGTTTTCTTACCTGCTGAAAATGAATTACGAGAAGCAATTACTCGCTTAGGTCGTTTCTTAGCCAACCGTCGTTAA
- the msrB gene encoding peptide-methionine (R)-S-oxide reductase MsrB, whose amino-acid sequence MGKVNKTDREWQRELSPEEYRITRQKGTEAAFTGQYWNTKQHGTYVCRCCGAELFSSDTKYDSGCGWPSFFKPIEATAIEEHDDLSHGMVRTEIVCHDCEAHLGHVFEDGPQPTGLRYCVNSASLQLKSQEKNDEETYP is encoded by the coding sequence ATGGGAAAAGTCAATAAAACAGACCGGGAATGGCAAAGAGAGTTATCACCAGAAGAGTATCGGATCACACGACAAAAGGGCACTGAAGCTGCATTTACGGGGCAATACTGGAATACTAAGCAACATGGTACCTATGTCTGCCGTTGCTGCGGGGCAGAATTGTTCTCATCAGATACTAAATATGACAGTGGTTGTGGTTGGCCTAGCTTCTTTAAACCGATTGAGGCAACTGCAATTGAAGAACATGACGATTTATCGCATGGTATGGTCAGAACAGAAATAGTTTGTCATGATTGCGAAGCCCATTTAGGGCATGTTTTTGAAGATGGACCACAGCCGACTGGTTTGCGCTATTGTGTAAACTCGGCATCATTACAACTGAAATCACAAGAAAAAAATGATGAGGAAACCTATCCATGA
- a CDS encoding LysE family translocator codes for MEVFLVIAFTHFLALLSPGPDFFLILTGLLQKGSRYTYGIIAGITFGNALILMVCLFGFTVLGNFSTTILLLLKWLGAGYLAYLSFLCFRAAQGATLNINVDENSVVEQDYSYQSQVKSLTLGLQSSLFNPKNIMFYSSLMLLIQHQFSLVQKLLMSGWMVAVVFCWNYLLVKLLSQKRWLDCLKRVSRGLYYCSSITFAIFAGLLLITT; via the coding sequence ATGGAAGTTTTTTTAGTTATCGCCTTTACTCACTTTTTAGCACTGTTATCCCCGGGACCAGATTTTTTTCTTATTCTCACTGGCCTTTTGCAAAAAGGTTCACGTTATACATATGGCATCATTGCAGGAATTACATTTGGTAATGCCTTGATCTTAATGGTTTGTCTATTTGGATTCACGGTGCTTGGCAATTTCAGTACAACCATTCTTTTACTACTTAAATGGCTTGGAGCTGGATATTTAGCTTATTTGAGCTTTCTTTGTTTTAGGGCCGCTCAAGGAGCAACTTTAAATATTAATGTTGATGAAAATAGTGTGGTTGAACAAGATTATAGTTATCAAAGTCAAGTTAAAAGCTTGACTCTGGGCTTGCAATCCAGTCTTTTTAATCCTAAAAATATTATGTTTTATAGTAGCTTGATGTTGCTTATTCAGCATCAATTTAGTTTGGTGCAAAAATTACTAATGAGTGGATGGATGGTTGCAGTCGTATTTTGCTGGAATTATCTTTTAGTTAAATTATTAAGTCAAAAGCGGTGGTTGGACTGCTTAAAACGAGTGTCCAGAGGGCTATATTATTGTTCAAGTATCACATTTGCAATTTTCGCTGGATTACTTTTAATTACAACTTAA